In a single window of the Prochlorococcus marinus str. AS9601 genome:
- a CDS encoding histidine kinase, translating into MNDKKELKLILVAARNQLSSNDIKCLIAYLESDDCEFETSLQISEPKEQPELLELHRLVAIPALIKVSPAPKQIFAGSNIFSQLQKWLPRWSQEGLTKNLGINLQPSKIDSTRTQKEFLLEDELLVLRQENETLTKRIESQERLLRMVAHELRTPLTAATLAVQSQKLGQIDISKLQEVIKRRLEEIELLSQDLLEVGTTKWEALFNPQKIDLGNISAEVILELEKFWRIRNIEIDTDIPSDLPSVFADQRRMRQVFLNLIENAIKFSKDSGSIKITMIHKTNQWVEITICDKGAGIPLSEQKRIFLDRVRLPQTSEGTSGFGIGLSVCRRIVQVHGGRIWVVSEVGVGSCFHFTVPVWQGQNKEQQNLTKG; encoded by the coding sequence TTGAATGATAAAAAAGAGCTAAAATTAATACTTGTGGCAGCTAGAAATCAACTTTCTAGTAATGATATTAAGTGCTTAATAGCTTATTTAGAATCAGATGATTGTGAATTTGAGACATCTCTTCAGATCTCAGAACCCAAAGAGCAACCAGAATTACTTGAATTACATAGATTAGTCGCTATCCCTGCTCTTATAAAGGTTTCCCCAGCTCCAAAGCAAATATTTGCTGGAAGTAATATTTTCTCTCAGTTGCAAAAATGGTTGCCAAGGTGGTCACAGGAAGGCTTAACAAAAAATCTTGGGATTAATTTGCAGCCATCCAAAATTGATTCAACAAGAACTCAAAAAGAATTTCTATTGGAAGACGAACTTCTTGTTTTAAGACAAGAAAATGAGACATTAACAAAAAGAATAGAATCTCAGGAAAGATTATTAAGAATGGTCGCGCATGAATTAAGAACACCTTTAACTGCTGCTACTTTGGCTGTTCAAAGTCAAAAACTCGGACAAATAGATATTTCAAAATTGCAGGAGGTTATTAAAAGACGTCTTGAAGAGATTGAACTCTTATCTCAGGATCTTTTAGAGGTTGGAACAACCAAATGGGAAGCATTATTTAATCCTCAGAAAATTGATTTAGGTAATATTAGTGCTGAAGTAATACTCGAATTAGAAAAATTCTGGAGAATAAGGAATATTGAAATTGATACTGATATTCCATCTGATCTGCCAAGTGTATTTGCAGATCAAAGAAGAATGAGGCAAGTATTTTTAAATTTAATTGAAAATGCTATTAAGTTTTCTAAAGATTCTGGATCTATAAAAATCACTATGATTCATAAGACAAATCAATGGGTAGAAATAACAATTTGTGACAAAGGTGCAGGTATCCCTTTGAGCGAACAAAAAAGAATTTTTCTAGATAGGGTTAGACTTCCCCAGACATCTGAAGGAACTTCAGGATTTGGTATAGGCTTATCAGTATGCAGGAGAATAGTACAAGTCCATGGAGGAAGAATATGGGTGGTATCTGAAGTAGGGGTGGGTTCCTGCTTCCATTTCACAGTTCCTGTGTGGCAAGGACAAAACAAAGAGCAACAAAACTTGACGAAAGGCTAG
- a CDS encoding ribose-phosphate pyrophosphokinase — MTSFITAMQSKESNFNLTNSRLRLVSGTTNPKLAEEIASYLGIENVPLISKRFADGELYVQIQQSIRGCDVFLIQPTCAPVNDSLMELMIMIDACKRASARQITAVIPYFGYARADRKTSGRESITAKLTANLLEKSGVDRVLAMDLHSAQIQGYFDIPCDHIYGSPVLIDYLESLDLEEIVVVSPDVGGVARARAFAKLMNDAPLAIIDKRRSAHNIAESLTVIGEVKGKTAILIDDMIDTGGTICSGANLLKKEGANRIFACASHAVFSPPSYERLSSKNLFEQVIVTNSIPVKHKDNFPQLKVLSVANMLGEAIWRIHEESSVSSMFR, encoded by the coding sequence GTGACAAGTTTTATCACGGCAATGCAGAGTAAAGAATCGAACTTTAATCTAACTAATAGTAGATTAAGATTAGTAAGTGGGACAACAAACCCAAAGTTAGCTGAAGAAATTGCATCATACTTAGGGATTGAAAATGTACCTTTAATATCTAAAAGATTTGCAGATGGAGAACTTTATGTTCAGATTCAGCAATCTATTAGAGGTTGTGATGTATTCCTTATACAACCTACATGCGCTCCTGTAAACGATAGTTTAATGGAACTAATGATCATGATTGACGCTTGCAAAAGAGCCTCTGCAAGACAAATAACGGCTGTAATTCCCTATTTTGGATATGCGAGGGCAGATAGGAAAACCTCAGGAAGAGAGTCTATAACTGCAAAATTAACTGCCAATTTACTAGAGAAATCAGGAGTTGATAGAGTTTTAGCAATGGACTTACACTCAGCTCAAATACAAGGCTACTTCGATATACCATGCGATCATATTTACGGTTCACCTGTATTAATTGATTATCTAGAATCTCTAGATTTAGAAGAAATAGTTGTAGTCTCTCCTGATGTAGGCGGGGTAGCAAGAGCAAGAGCATTCGCCAAATTAATGAATGATGCGCCTTTGGCTATAATTGATAAAAGGAGATCTGCGCATAATATCGCTGAAAGTCTAACGGTTATCGGTGAAGTTAAAGGTAAAACTGCTATTCTTATAGACGACATGATAGATACGGGAGGCACAATTTGTTCTGGAGCAAATTTGCTAAAGAAAGAAGGAGCTAATAGGATATTTGCTTGTGCCTCACATGCTGTATTTTCTCCTCCTTCTTATGAAAGATTAAGTTCTAAGAATCTTTTCGAACAAGTTATTGTGACTAACAGCATACCAGTTAAACATAAAGATAATTTTCCACAATTAAAAGTTCTTTCTGTCGCAAATATGCTTGGGGAAGCCATTTGGAGAATTCACGAAGAAAGTTCTGTTAGTTCTATGTTTAGATAA
- the malQ gene encoding 4-alpha-glucanotransferase yields the protein MPIESIIAKKSLGVLMHPTCIPGGNVCGTFGRGAKEWIRKLHKHGIEYWQFLPLTPTDSTGSPYSSPSSFALNPWFLDIDDLIEKGFIYISNKENLGPTNQNKDHFDFDIADDLTKKLGLLLLQGWSSQSEKRKINFNKWVSRHSWVEDYATFVVIREEFNMLPWWEWPQDFKIKNNKFLKSWIKKKSEEILIKKLIQWHLDEQWSVIKNFAKSKNIKLIGDLPFYVSRDSADVWSNKSLFSIFKNGDLIFQSGVPPDYFSSTGQLWGTPTYFWSKHKRTNFNWWRKRFQRQFELVDILRFDHFRGLAGYWRVNGNSKTAIIGKWINSPGKTLLNKVKKDLGGNYLPIIAEDLGVITPDVEKLRKRFELPGMKILQFAFDGNKDNPYLPKNIEGENWVVYTGTHDNSTSVSWWENLDYESQKRIKDEYKFSENPSWDLIEIGMETNANLFIAPLQDLLSLNDSSRLNKPGTTKNNWKWKLNCPLEEIENNIKMFSELGNNFGRTLM from the coding sequence ATGCCTATAGAGTCAATTATTGCAAAAAAATCATTAGGCGTACTTATGCATCCAACATGTATTCCGGGAGGAAATGTCTGTGGAACTTTTGGGAGAGGAGCTAAAGAGTGGATAAGAAAACTTCATAAGCATGGAATTGAATACTGGCAATTTTTACCCCTTACACCTACTGACTCTACAGGTTCGCCATATAGTTCCCCATCTAGCTTTGCACTAAACCCATGGTTTTTGGATATAGATGATTTAATCGAAAAAGGTTTTATTTACATCTCAAATAAAGAAAATCTGGGTCCAACAAATCAAAATAAAGATCATTTTGATTTTGATATTGCGGATGACCTAACAAAAAAATTAGGTCTCCTCCTTTTGCAAGGTTGGAGTTCACAATCTGAAAAAAGAAAAATTAATTTTAACAAATGGGTCAGTAGGCATTCTTGGGTTGAAGATTATGCAACATTTGTTGTTATTAGAGAGGAATTTAATATGTTGCCTTGGTGGGAATGGCCTCAAGATTTTAAAATAAAAAATAACAAGTTCTTAAAATCGTGGATTAAGAAAAAAAGTGAAGAGATACTTATTAAAAAATTAATACAGTGGCATCTTGATGAACAATGGAGCGTCATTAAAAACTTTGCAAAATCAAAAAATATTAAGCTCATAGGAGATTTGCCTTTTTATGTCTCTAGAGACAGCGCCGACGTATGGAGTAATAAATCATTATTTTCAATTTTTAAAAATGGGGATTTAATCTTTCAAAGTGGTGTTCCGCCTGATTATTTTTCATCAACAGGACAATTATGGGGTACCCCAACTTACTTTTGGTCAAAGCATAAAAGGACTAATTTCAATTGGTGGAGAAAAAGATTTCAAAGACAATTTGAACTTGTGGACATATTAAGATTTGATCATTTCAGGGGTTTAGCAGGTTACTGGAGAGTTAATGGCAATTCTAAAACGGCAATTATTGGAAAATGGATAAATTCTCCAGGTAAAACACTATTAAATAAAGTAAAAAAGGATCTAGGGGGTAACTATCTACCTATTATTGCGGAGGATTTGGGAGTAATAACTCCAGATGTAGAGAAATTAAGGAAACGCTTCGAACTACCTGGCATGAAAATATTACAATTTGCTTTTGATGGCAATAAAGATAATCCTTATTTACCAAAGAATATTGAAGGAGAAAATTGGGTTGTTTATACAGGTACTCACGACAACTCTACTTCTGTTTCATGGTGGGAAAATTTAGATTATGAATCCCAAAAAAGAATAAAAGATGAGTATAAATTTTCAGAAAATCCTTCTTGGGATTTAATAGAAATTGGCATGGAGACAAATGCTAATCTTTTTATCGCTCCATTACAAGATCTATTATCTCTAAACGATTCAAGTAGATTAAACAAACCTGGGACCACAAAAAATAACTGGAAATGGAAGTTAAATTGTCCTTTAGAAGAAATAGAAAATAATATAAAAATGTTTAGTGAGCTAGGAAATAATTTTGGGAGAACTCTAATGTAG
- a CDS encoding helix-turn-helix domain-containing protein: protein MNILKNLFLFNKKSKKNKEFSPRLVDQSLEIAKLVKEARIQQNLTIKELSNISKIPERIINSIENNNKSTRPEYPFIRSILIKLEECLVLKKNTLLNLVVKERKILKKKGRVFMFRKFDLINTWQGSLLYFFILVLTIFILKRYFILNVNVIEIKNIENQIIDK from the coding sequence ATGAATATTTTGAAAAATCTCTTTTTATTTAATAAAAAATCTAAAAAAAATAAAGAATTTAGTCCTAGATTGGTTGACCAATCTTTAGAAATTGCAAAGTTAGTAAAAGAAGCAAGAATTCAACAAAACCTTACTATTAAAGAATTGTCAAACATTTCAAAAATCCCTGAACGAATAATAAACTCTATTGAAAATAATAATAAAAGTACTAGGCCAGAGTATCCTTTTATAAGATCCATATTAATTAAATTAGAGGAATGCTTAGTATTAAAAAAAAATACATTATTAAATTTAGTAGTTAAAGAAAGAAAAATTTTAAAGAAAAAAGGAAGGGTTTTTATGTTCAGGAAATTCGATCTTATCAATACATGGCAAGGAAGTCTTTTGTATTTTTTTATATTAGTTTTAACTATTTTTATATTAAAGAGATACTTTATTTTAAATGTAAATGTTATAGAAATTAAAAATATTGAAAATCAAATTATTGATAAATAA
- a CDS encoding aminotransferase class I/II-fold pyridoxal phosphate-dependent enzyme, with amino-acid sequence MSISSFLTKKFLKSLFFPAHNRGAALPKKLVKLLKNPPGYWDLPELPEIGSPLSQIGLIAKSQREFSDKFGAKGCFFGVNGASGLIQSAVIAMANPGENILMPRNVHISVIKICAMQNINPIFFDLEFSTITGHYKPITKIWLENVFKKLNFDENKIAGVILVSPSYHGYAGDLEPLIDCCHQKNLPVLVDEAHGSYLLFCENLNLPKPALSSNADLVVNSLHKSLNGLTQTAVLWYKGNLINEYKLIKSINLLQTTSPSSLLLSSCEESIRDWLNKKSLSKYQKRILEAKNIYKKLIQKNIPLIETQDPLKIVLNTSKAGIDGFTADNFFYRNGLIAELPEMMTLTFCLGFGNQKDFLNLFEKLWKKLLLNSKKSKSLKVLRSPFKLVQAPEIEIGIALRSKSQNIPFSQSLNKISGDIICPYPPGIPLLVPGEKIDLDRFNWINNQSLCNKDLVNFNIRVLET; translated from the coding sequence ATGAGCATTTCATCTTTTCTAACTAAAAAGTTTTTAAAGTCTTTATTCTTTCCCGCTCATAACAGAGGGGCAGCTTTACCAAAGAAATTAGTGAAGTTGTTAAAAAATCCACCTGGGTATTGGGACTTGCCAGAACTACCAGAAATAGGCTCCCCACTATCCCAAATCGGATTAATTGCTAAATCTCAAAGAGAATTCTCAGACAAATTTGGAGCTAAAGGATGTTTCTTTGGAGTTAATGGAGCTTCCGGATTAATACAATCAGCAGTAATTGCAATGGCAAATCCGGGCGAAAATATCCTGATGCCTAGAAATGTTCATATAAGTGTCATAAAAATCTGTGCGATGCAGAATATAAATCCAATATTTTTTGACTTAGAATTTTCAACCATAACGGGTCATTACAAACCAATTACAAAAATTTGGTTGGAAAATGTATTTAAAAAATTAAATTTTGATGAGAATAAAATTGCAGGGGTTATTCTTGTAAGCCCCTCTTATCATGGTTATGCAGGAGATTTAGAGCCTTTAATAGATTGTTGTCATCAAAAAAATTTACCTGTTTTAGTTGATGAAGCCCATGGTTCTTATTTACTTTTTTGTGAAAATCTTAATTTACCAAAACCGGCCTTATCATCAAACGCTGATTTAGTAGTTAATTCATTGCATAAGTCACTCAATGGATTAACTCAAACGGCGGTACTTTGGTACAAAGGGAATCTAATAAATGAATATAAATTAATCAAAAGTATTAATTTGCTTCAAACCACCAGTCCAAGTTCTTTATTACTTTCTTCTTGTGAAGAGTCTATAAGGGACTGGCTTAACAAAAAAAGTTTATCAAAATATCAAAAAAGAATTTTAGAGGCAAAAAATATTTATAAAAAATTAATTCAAAAAAATATTCCTCTCATAGAAACTCAAGACCCCTTAAAAATTGTATTAAATACCTCTAAGGCTGGGATTGATGGTTTTACTGCTGATAATTTTTTTTATAGAAATGGACTTATTGCAGAATTACCGGAAATGATGACTCTTACTTTTTGCTTAGGATTTGGAAATCAAAAAGATTTTCTTAATTTATTTGAAAAATTATGGAAAAAATTACTATTAAATTCCAAAAAATCAAAAAGTTTAAAAGTGCTCAGATCACCCTTTAAATTAGTTCAAGCTCCCGAAATCGAAATTGGAATTGCTTTGAGAAGTAAGAGTCAGAATATTCCTTTCTCACAATCATTAAATAAAATATCTGGAGATATTATTTGCCCTTATCCTCCTGGGATACCTTTACTAGTTCCTGGCGAAAAAATTGATTTAGATAGGTTTAATTGGATAAATAATCAAAGTTTATGCAACAAGGATCTGGTAAATTTTAATATAAGAGTCTTAGAAACATAG